One Cardinium endosymbiont cEper1 of Encarsia pergandiella genomic region harbors:
- the secG gene encoding preprotein translocase subunit SecG, whose amino-acid sequence MSIFNLLTIFIIIIAILLIGVILLQEPKERITPSGGSAASIHRIGINQKADFLEKSTWVLVSLLLFLTLLSSIFLKNAPLSNKSPNLAKAQREETLNGAISSSGIDEVATTHDDQES is encoded by the coding sequence ATGTCTATATTCAATCTGCTTACTATATTTATTATTATCATAGCCATCTTATTGATTGGTGTTATTTTACTGCAAGAACCTAAAGAACGGATCACTCCTTCAGGTGGAAGTGCAGCTTCTATACACCGCATTGGAATCAATCAAAAAGCAGATTTTTTAGAAAAATCTACTTGGGTACTAGTAAGCCTATTGCTTTTTTTAACGCTATTGTCTTCTATTTTTCTAAAAAATGCACCACTATCGAATAAGAGTCCTAATTTAGCCAAAGCGCAAAGGGAAGAAACATTAAATGGTGCCATTTCGTCAAGTGGTATTGATGAAGTAGCTACTACCCACGACGATCAGGAATCTTGA
- a CDS encoding ATP-dependent Clp protease proteolytic subunit has protein sequence MFGLNYNCRLIRLGFSFFISLTCYNIALANKTKGKKKEVAVVSPIVQKKPNTNGTDAVSKTNLQHDLEAENALNRARLEKELSTIIAQIEQLRLKKEHQRLDKEIENENVRSAHDKAMLLLNMEQEKLTIELGLAQAKCMKKMEQYHIQLTELDKKIQLEKGQAQLLQETSHRLKSEIEVLEATNTRDKYIQKKPIYLKDPLIKKINTLVLSDRCIELNGTITPWKANYIVDQIHYFNNKNKEYPIFLVIGYSPGGYETAGCNILQAIEYSKAPVYVVVKSFAASMAALITTLAPKSYAYPNAIILHHHPASFLCGNFNLRATKEAYTNLDKTWKRLGGRVAKKMGISLERFNKKLYEKSMYGDWEEYGDQAKKLKWVDYVINSIQNSAISSLPDSAEYTFEQFIKHYYNANPTKTIELSAEEIAYNKLAPHDVNYSYRPDHKAQMMGK, from the coding sequence ATGTTTGGTTTAAATTATAATTGTAGATTAATAAGATTAGGATTTTCTTTTTTTATATCACTAACCTGCTATAATATAGCATTAGCAAATAAGACAAAAGGTAAAAAGAAAGAAGTAGCTGTTGTATCCCCTATTGTACAAAAAAAACCTAACACAAATGGTACTGATGCCGTTAGCAAAACTAATTTGCAGCATGACTTAGAAGCAGAAAATGCACTTAACCGTGCACGGTTAGAAAAAGAACTTTCAACTATTATTGCTCAAATTGAACAACTGCGTCTTAAGAAGGAGCATCAGCGCCTAGACAAGGAAATAGAAAATGAAAATGTGCGCAGTGCACATGACAAAGCCATGCTTTTGTTAAATATGGAGCAAGAAAAGCTTACTATTGAGCTAGGATTAGCGCAAGCTAAGTGTATGAAAAAAATGGAACAGTATCATATCCAGTTAACTGAATTAGATAAAAAAATACAATTAGAAAAAGGACAAGCGCAGCTGCTACAAGAGACCAGCCATCGGTTAAAATCAGAAATAGAGGTTTTAGAAGCGACAAACACCCGGGATAAATACATTCAAAAAAAACCTATTTACTTGAAAGACCCATTGATCAAGAAAATCAATACTTTAGTGCTTTCTGATCGATGTATTGAGTTGAATGGTACCATTACACCTTGGAAAGCAAATTATATTGTAGATCAAATTCATTATTTTAATAACAAAAACAAAGAATATCCTATATTTCTTGTTATTGGCTACTCTCCAGGAGGATATGAAACGGCGGGATGCAATATTTTACAAGCTATAGAGTATAGTAAAGCACCTGTTTACGTAGTCGTAAAATCATTCGCTGCTTCTATGGCCGCTTTGATTACTACATTAGCGCCTAAATCTTACGCTTATCCAAATGCTATAATTTTACATCATCATCCTGCTAGCTTTCTTTGTGGTAATTTTAATCTAAGGGCAACAAAAGAAGCTTATACGAATCTAGATAAAACATGGAAACGCTTAGGGGGAAGAGTAGCTAAAAAAATGGGCATATCTCTTGAAAGATTCAATAAAAAGCTCTATGAAAAGTCTATGTATGGAGATTGGGAAGAGTATGGTGATCAGGCCAAAAAGCTTAAATGGGTCGACTATGTAATCAATAGTATTCAAAATAGTGCCATTAGTAGTTTACCTGATTCAGCTGAGTATACTTTTGAACAATTCATAAAGCACTATTATAATGCTAATCCAACAAAAACAATAGAACTATCTGCAGAAGAGATAGCATACAATAAACTTGCTCCTCACGATGTAAACTATTCCTACAGACCTGATCACAAAGCTCAAATGATGGGTAAATAA
- a CDS encoding membrane protein, producing the protein MPFYAFFLIALSVLLFVLVIAFYLHLPATPLEADHLDSTQFPHEIKAIQQAIKSKKAYIKNVLKFISVKEKLAKLIPSDAVIGLTGCYVVLTTVLDCISGKTIIYWYILQFIVGTGLLSYAIAPKSKILPWKIGALWLACAVFCLPINVLWHWTKLQDPQFALTLSIAHLSTTLFVLPLYISIKLLAGVLCIISYEMYKIGLNNLLSLNDPLLSLLGFGLIVFNIIIYHKRQITSYKIYNRYFKNQLTREEKKQGNSIAPNLNISSESSHKNIKKVESFVEKGMQDATELISYLDNRPFYKQDLQSIINNFITFTTFLKQRARYVEHILLTPNEISIDELIAKLEAVLATKTSPTPKLAIEIKDNTIPTSITCDINHMIQSLVPTVLRTANLDGSKSERIRIQLYTTQLKYVQKNTQTGGYHSEISFPAIAMVISNATTPLIMLPKIKNYYEDITEGRDLQWHSSHTDTERIHLEKRIIERAIRAHYGYLRFPIAKKRPMLMVVPCNVVNVRDAMISNLHLLNASITQQEIDQSIEVFIKSYNQILDISEARRAVIDEIILLTRRCYGFQRHPSGQLLYVRSIGIAQLVAEWIRFYPEPVYVALLYGLVHYADLPLSYIKANYDLNIYSFVESVLAVNDRQSMEPCGLYIKNAFKQVINREQLFILCIKLAERLYDLRHAKSYMYLDELKCMAEETLAIDIELAKKYLNAKIVEALTTAAEQAIEICEENNG; encoded by the coding sequence ATGCCATTCTATGCATTTTTTCTTATAGCATTATCCGTTTTACTATTCGTTTTAGTAATTGCTTTCTATTTGCATCTACCTGCTACTCCATTAGAGGCAGACCATTTAGATAGTACGCAATTTCCACATGAAATTAAAGCGATTCAACAAGCTATTAAAAGTAAAAAAGCATACATAAAAAATGTATTAAAGTTTATTTCTGTAAAAGAAAAATTAGCTAAACTGATACCAAGTGATGCGGTAATTGGATTGACAGGATGTTATGTTGTACTTACCACCGTATTAGATTGCATCAGTGGGAAGACTATTATTTACTGGTATATATTACAGTTTATTGTAGGTACCGGCCTTCTAAGCTATGCAATAGCGCCAAAAAGCAAAATACTACCTTGGAAAATTGGTGCGCTTTGGCTAGCATGCGCTGTTTTTTGCCTTCCTATAAATGTATTATGGCATTGGACAAAGCTGCAAGACCCTCAATTTGCACTAACTCTATCTATAGCACATTTATCCACAACTTTATTTGTATTGCCCCTTTATATAAGCATAAAGTTACTAGCTGGTGTATTGTGCATAATTTCTTATGAAATGTATAAAATAGGTCTAAATAACCTATTATCATTAAATGATCCTTTACTATCTCTACTAGGGTTTGGCCTAATAGTTTTTAATATTATCATTTACCATAAGCGCCAAATAACTTCTTATAAAATTTACAACCGTTACTTTAAAAACCAGCTAACTCGAGAAGAAAAAAAGCAAGGCAACTCCATAGCACCTAATCTAAATATTAGCTCAGAATCCAGTCATAAAAACATAAAAAAGGTTGAATCTTTTGTAGAAAAAGGGATGCAAGATGCCACTGAACTTATTTCATATTTAGATAATCGACCGTTTTACAAGCAAGATCTTCAAAGTATTATTAATAACTTCATCACTTTTACTACTTTTTTAAAACAACGTGCCAGATATGTAGAGCACATATTATTAACTCCAAACGAAATTTCTATAGATGAATTGATTGCTAAGCTAGAAGCTGTGCTAGCAACTAAAACATCACCAACTCCAAAACTAGCGATAGAAATAAAAGATAATACCATTCCTACAAGCATTACATGTGATATCAATCATATGATTCAATCATTAGTGCCCACTGTTTTACGTACTGCTAACCTAGATGGTTCAAAAAGTGAACGTATAAGAATTCAATTATATACTACTCAATTAAAATATGTGCAAAAGAACACACAAACAGGCGGATACCACTCGGAAATAAGCTTTCCAGCTATAGCAATGGTAATCAGCAACGCTACTACTCCTTTAATCATGTTGCCCAAGATTAAAAATTATTATGAAGATATTACAGAAGGTAGAGATCTTCAGTGGCACAGTAGTCATACAGATACAGAACGTATACATCTCGAAAAACGTATAATAGAACGAGCCATTCGTGCGCACTATGGCTACCTACGCTTTCCCATTGCTAAAAAAAGACCTATGTTAATGGTAGTACCTTGTAATGTAGTAAACGTTAGAGACGCAATGATTTCTAATCTACACCTTTTAAATGCCTCCATAACCCAACAAGAAATTGATCAATCCATAGAGGTTTTTATTAAATCTTACAACCAAATATTAGATATATCTGAAGCGCGTAGAGCAGTAATCGATGAAATAATCCTATTAACAAGGCGATGCTATGGTTTTCAGCGCCATCCATCTGGGCAACTATTGTATGTCCGTTCGATAGGTATTGCACAATTGGTTGCAGAATGGATCCGGTTTTATCCAGAACCTGTTTATGTTGCTTTACTATATGGTTTAGTGCATTATGCAGATTTACCTCTTTCTTATATTAAAGCCAATTATGATCTGAATATATACTCTTTTGTAGAAAGTGTTTTAGCAGTAAATGACCGGCAAAGCATGGAACCATGTGGGCTTTATATCAAGAATGCCTTTAAACAAGTAATCAATCGAGAACAACTTTTTATACTTTGTATTAAACTAGCTGAACGACTTTATGACCTACGCCATGCTAAAAGCTATATGTATTTAGATGAATTAAAATGCATGGCTGAAGAAACCCTTGCCATAGATATTGAACTCGCAAAAAAATATTTGAATGCTAAAATCGTAGAAGCATTAACAACCGCAGCAGAGCAGGCTATAGAGATTTGCGAAGAAAATAATGGTTAG
- the rfbB gene encoding dTDP-glucose 4,6-dehydratase: MQKLLITGGAGFIGAHCIQLFLKKYPNYYIVNLDKLTYAARTSFALQQKPNYYFVEGNIANFLLVEALFQKFNFDGVIHFAAESHVDRSIVDPLLFVKTNIEGTGVLLHAAYNHWFKAPRQSQHPNHRFVYVSTDEVYGSLDAHNRPFTEAATLAPSNPYSASKAAAECLVKSYNHTYGLHTVITRSTNNYGRYQHPEKLIPMVLKNALQTQSIPLHGDGSSIRDWLHVEDHCKAIDCLFHKGQSGQSYNIGSHEEQTNLQIASMICQILDQLKPLYGRSYTSLIYFTSERIGQDKRYALDARKIKETLGWTPTIQLKAGIQELVRDYIQQN; encoded by the coding sequence ATGCAAAAGTTATTAATAACGGGTGGAGCTGGTTTTATAGGTGCACACTGTATTCAATTGTTTTTGAAAAAATATCCTAATTATTATATTGTTAATCTAGATAAGTTGACCTACGCAGCCCGTACATCTTTTGCACTTCAACAAAAACCAAATTATTATTTTGTAGAGGGAAATATTGCTAATTTTTTATTGGTTGAAGCGTTGTTTCAAAAATTTAACTTTGATGGTGTGATTCATTTCGCTGCTGAATCGCATGTAGATAGATCGATTGTCGATCCGCTTCTTTTTGTAAAGACCAATATAGAAGGAACAGGTGTGCTGTTACATGCAGCTTATAACCATTGGTTTAAAGCACCAAGGCAGTCACAACATCCCAATCATAGGTTTGTATATGTTTCTACAGATGAAGTTTATGGTTCATTAGATGCACATAATAGACCGTTTACAGAAGCTGCTACGCTCGCACCAAGTAATCCCTACAGTGCTAGTAAAGCAGCAGCAGAATGCTTGGTAAAGTCTTATAACCATACTTATGGACTTCATACAGTTATTACTCGATCAACCAATAATTATGGGCGGTATCAACATCCAGAAAAACTGATTCCGATGGTGTTGAAAAATGCATTACAAACGCAGTCTATTCCATTGCACGGAGATGGAAGTAGTATTCGAGATTGGCTACATGTGGAAGACCATTGTAAAGCTATTGATTGCCTTTTTCATAAAGGCCAGAGTGGTCAATCTTATAATATTGGTAGCCATGAAGAGCAAACTAATCTTCAAATCGCGTCAATGATTTGCCAAATACTGGATCAATTGAAACCATTATATGGAAGATCTTATACTTCCCTTATTTATTTCACTTCTGAAAGAATAGGACAAGATAAACGTTATGCACTTGATGCTAGAAAAATTAAAGAAACATTAGGCTGGACACCAACTATTCAGTTGAAAGCCGGTATTCAGGAGCTTGTCCGCGATTATATTCAACAAAATTGA
- a CDS encoding esterase/lipase family protein — MSYIFYRFQSVLFFLLFFPSFVQGKLEKSQSNTLILLFHGLGNRAASFNTMKKKLEQAFPTASVVALASTEGTKSISASIEEQTVINFEELSAKVKDLDQKSMILIGHSQGGLRAYSFLKKYGHLNIKGLVALATPWEGIPGARVDSEMLSHHLTVPVLNDLRKLSVDLGYAETDLEKKLILNVQVNQAVCLCPGAKDLIEGSAFLSEVKQSLPNVPVPILAIGGGQTDFSALLTKRKRHRFKALNDMYTFFVVGKKHLNQYHDMQIPLYSQHALNMLPKSKYNFKRILIKDAFHSTHVLDLPVPKYKAMLEHPSVLHAVIQFAKIIVN, encoded by the coding sequence ATGTCTTACATTTTTTATAGATTTCAGTCAGTTCTCTTTTTTTTATTATTTTTTCCAAGTTTTGTTCAAGGAAAATTGGAAAAAAGTCAGTCGAATACATTAATCCTCTTATTTCATGGGTTGGGCAATCGTGCGGCCTCTTTTAATACGATGAAAAAGAAGCTTGAGCAAGCTTTTCCTACTGCCTCTGTGGTGGCTTTGGCCAGTACGGAAGGTACGAAAAGTATAAGCGCTTCTATAGAAGAACAAACTGTAATTAATTTTGAAGAGCTTTCTGCTAAAGTAAAAGACTTAGACCAGAAGTCTATGATCCTGATAGGTCATAGTCAGGGTGGTCTCCGTGCATATTCTTTCCTCAAAAAATATGGACACCTTAATATAAAAGGGTTGGTGGCCCTAGCTACACCATGGGAGGGCATTCCTGGAGCTAGGGTAGATTCCGAAATGCTTTCCCACCATTTGACAGTTCCTGTTTTGAATGATTTACGTAAGCTTTCGGTCGATCTTGGTTATGCTGAAACAGATCTTGAAAAGAAACTTATCTTAAATGTACAAGTCAATCAAGCAGTATGTCTTTGTCCTGGTGCTAAAGACTTGATAGAAGGTAGTGCTTTTTTATCTGAGGTGAAACAATCACTTCCCAATGTACCTGTTCCTATACTGGCCATAGGAGGTGGACAAACTGATTTTAGTGCGCTGCTAACCAAGCGAAAGCGCCATCGTTTCAAAGCTTTAAATGATATGTATACTTTTTTTGTAGTGGGTAAAAAACATCTTAACCAGTACCATGATATGCAAATTCCCCTTTATAGCCAACATGCGCTTAATATGCTCCCTAAAAGCAAGTACAATTTCAAAAGGATTTTGATCAAAGACGCCTTTCATAGTACGCATGTTTTGGACCTACCGGTTCCAAAGTATAAAGCCATGCTTGAACATCCTTCTGTCTTGCATGCAGTGATACAATTTGCTAAAATCATAGTCAACTAA
- the dnaN gene encoding DNA polymerase III subunit beta — protein sequence MEFTVSSALLSQQLTAISGVITRNPIVPILENFLFQITHNHLVVTASDLQTSISAALAIQSDAQVSVAIPARMLLDTVKNLSEQPIKLEINPNSYTVSIKSDNGQYKLAGESANDFPLLTTLEDGIALEVEVDVLKNILQKTIFATSNDELKPAMSGVYIDFTQAMATFVATDGHRLVRYIREDVTVSAQSPIIVPKKALMLLNGLISSRDKQVGFTFDRHKIQFSIDNISVVTRLVDERYPDYENVIPKEHTSKLTVNKPALVSALKRVAIYANKATHQVKLTLITNELTISAEDLDFSNEAQENLICIYEGLPLEIGFNAKLLLDMLASIATEEVEFFFWGANKAVLIFPKAQNKQEHLLLLIMPIIF from the coding sequence ATGGAGTTCACGGTATCATCAGCTTTGCTTTCACAGCAGCTAACGGCCATTAGTGGGGTTATCACCCGTAATCCAATTGTTCCAATTTTAGAAAATTTTCTTTTTCAGATAACGCATAATCATTTAGTCGTTACAGCATCAGATTTACAAACCTCTATTAGTGCTGCTTTAGCGATTCAATCGGATGCCCAAGTAAGCGTGGCCATACCTGCTCGTATGTTGCTTGATACAGTTAAAAATTTGTCAGAACAGCCTATTAAGTTAGAAATTAATCCTAATTCTTACACAGTTTCTATTAAATCAGATAATGGGCAGTATAAATTGGCAGGGGAAAGTGCGAATGATTTTCCCCTGCTAACTACTTTAGAGGATGGTATAGCTTTAGAGGTAGAGGTGGATGTATTGAAAAATATTTTGCAAAAAACTATATTTGCAACTAGTAATGATGAATTAAAACCTGCTATGTCGGGTGTATATATCGACTTCACACAGGCTATGGCTACTTTTGTGGCTACGGATGGTCATCGGTTGGTTCGTTATATTCGTGAAGATGTAACTGTATCTGCACAAAGTCCAATTATTGTACCTAAAAAAGCATTGATGCTTTTAAATGGGCTAATAAGTAGTAGAGATAAGCAGGTGGGTTTTACTTTTGATCGGCATAAAATCCAATTTAGTATCGATAATATTAGTGTGGTCACTAGGTTAGTGGATGAAAGATATCCAGACTATGAAAACGTGATACCTAAGGAGCATACTAGTAAGCTTACTGTAAATAAACCTGCATTGGTAAGTGCCCTGAAGCGGGTTGCTATTTATGCCAATAAAGCCACCCATCAAGTAAAATTGACCCTTATCACCAATGAATTGACTATTTCAGCAGAAGATTTGGATTTCTCTAATGAAGCACAAGAAAATCTTATTTGTATATATGAAGGGTTACCGCTAGAAATAGGATTTAATGCAAAGCTTTTACTAGATATGCTGGCTAGTATCGCCACAGAGGAAGTTGAATTCTTTTTCTGGGGGGCTAATAAAGCAGTTTTAATATTCCCTAAAGCACAAAATAAACAGGAGCATTTGTTGTTATTGATTATGCCTATTATTTTTTAA
- a CDS encoding dihydrofolate reductase — MIISIIVAMSLNRVIGKKNKLPWHLPADLKEFKKKTLGHHLLMGSHTFRSIGSILPGRISIVVSTKMDRSVVGYHVVRSIEEAISLAKEQGASELFVIGGEKIYEQTLALAHKIYLTRIHLMVSGDTYFPLIGDEWVERTIGSFKADHKNPYDYEFILLEKETIR; from the coding sequence ATGATTATATCTATTATTGTCGCGATGTCTTTAAATAGGGTGATTGGCAAGAAAAATAAGCTTCCTTGGCATCTTCCTGCTGATTTGAAAGAGTTTAAAAAAAAAACATTAGGACATCATTTGCTAATGGGTAGCCATACTTTTCGTTCCATTGGGTCTATTTTACCCGGTCGGATTAGTATAGTAGTTAGTACAAAAATGGATCGGTCTGTTGTGGGTTATCATGTAGTACGCAGTATTGAGGAGGCGATAAGCTTAGCAAAAGAGCAAGGCGCGTCGGAATTGTTTGTCATTGGAGGGGAAAAAATTTACGAACAAACGTTAGCTTTAGCCCATAAAATTTACCTGACAAGAATCCATCTGATGGTATCAGGAGATACCTATTTCCCTTTGATAGGGGACGAATGGGTCGAACGTACCATCGGTTCTTTTAAAGCAGATCATAAAAACCCTTATGATTATGAATTTATTCTATTAGAAAAAGAAACAATACGATAA
- the map gene encoding type I methionyl aminopeptidase, translating to MIKVRSHIERKLLQQAGHIVALCHDVLKNTVQPGISGLALDAIVEEIIRSNDADPIFKGYCGFPNATCISINHGVVHGIPSNQLLEEGDIVAIDIGVKYKGYVGDSAWTYPVGNIADEKKKLLVHTEKALWEGLRVIKAGIHLSNISHAIGQYTTQHKLSIVKELGGHGVGTTLHEPPEIPNYGKPNQGPILKAGMILAIEPICNLGHSAIKTLQDGWTIVTKDGKDSAHFEHTIAVEEEGYTILTTLMQDAF from the coding sequence ATGATAAAAGTACGATCGCATATTGAACGAAAGCTGCTACAACAAGCAGGCCATATTGTGGCACTTTGCCATGATGTTTTAAAAAATACCGTCCAACCAGGTATTAGTGGTCTAGCGTTAGACGCCATAGTAGAGGAAATCATTCGAAGCAACGACGCAGATCCTATATTTAAAGGGTATTGTGGCTTTCCAAATGCTACTTGTATCTCTATTAACCATGGCGTGGTACATGGCATACCCAGCAATCAACTATTGGAAGAAGGCGATATTGTTGCCATAGATATAGGTGTAAAATATAAAGGATATGTTGGAGATAGTGCTTGGACCTATCCTGTAGGCAATATTGCTGATGAGAAAAAAAAATTATTGGTCCACACTGAAAAAGCTTTATGGGAAGGATTACGCGTCATTAAAGCAGGCATTCATCTATCTAACATTTCTCATGCCATAGGTCAATATACTACACAGCATAAGCTAAGCATTGTAAAAGAATTGGGTGGACATGGCGTAGGCACCACGCTTCACGAACCACCTGAAATTCCAAACTATGGTAAACCTAACCAGGGGCCCATTTTAAAAGCTGGTATGATATTGGCTATAGAACCGATATGCAATTTGGGCCATTCAGCTATTAAAACTTTACAAGATGGTTGGACCATTGTTACCAAAGATGGAAAAGATTCAGCACACTTTGAACATACCATTGCTGTTGAAGAAGAAGGATATACTATTTTAACTACCTTAATGCAAGACGCTTTTTAA
- the trmB gene encoding tRNA (guanosine(46)-N7)-methyltransferase TrmB, with product MRQKRKRFEANKWLKHLIEPAQPIYNTIKGQWNDLYFQNNHPITVEMGCGHGAYTIGLAKIFPEKNFIGIDIKGDRLWKGAEEAKTYGLKNVAFLRTQVTHLLDFFAENEVAEIWITFPDPRPKTRDIKRRLTSIRFLKLYEVILTQGGLIHLKTDSNLLFKHTLDCLQEKGIEPLHYTTNLYNSSLIDHHFGIQTTYEKRFIAQGMQIYYICFTLKKKTISWTSRRA from the coding sequence ATGAGGCAGAAGCGCAAGCGTTTCGAGGCAAACAAATGGTTGAAACATCTTATAGAACCAGCACAACCGATTTATAATACTATTAAAGGTCAGTGGAATGATTTATATTTTCAAAACAATCATCCTATTACCGTAGAAATGGGTTGTGGACATGGTGCTTATACCATAGGATTGGCTAAAATATTTCCAGAAAAAAATTTTATAGGGATTGATATTAAAGGAGATCGGTTGTGGAAAGGTGCAGAAGAGGCCAAAACGTATGGCTTAAAAAATGTTGCCTTTCTACGTACGCAAGTAACCCACCTTTTGGATTTTTTTGCAGAGAATGAAGTGGCTGAGATTTGGATTACTTTTCCAGATCCTAGACCTAAAACTAGGGATATAAAACGTAGACTGACCAGTATTCGTTTTTTAAAACTATATGAAGTCATACTTACACAAGGTGGACTTATTCATTTAAAAACAGATAGCAACTTGCTGTTTAAGCACACATTAGATTGCCTACAAGAAAAGGGGATAGAACCCCTTCACTACACGACAAATCTATATAATTCTTCATTAATAGATCACCATTTTGGTATTCAAACTACTTATGAAAAGCGATTCATAGCACAAGGGATGCAGATCTATTATATATGTTTTACGCTAAAAAAGAAAACTATAAGTTGGACCAGCAGGCGTGCATGA
- a CDS encoding DUF2795 domain-containing protein codes for MYWTLELVSHLEDAPWPATKDELIDYAKRSGAPFEVIRNLEELDDDDYPYTSIEEIWPDYPTGDDFIFNEDEY; via the coding sequence ATGTATTGGACACTTGAACTGGTATCGCATTTAGAAGACGCCCCTTGGCCAGCCACTAAGGATGAATTAATAGACTATGCCAAACGGTCAGGCGCCCCTTTTGAAGTCATTAGAAATCTAGAGGAATTGGATGACGACGATTATCCATATACATCTATTGAAGAAATATGGCCCGACTATCCAACGGGTGATGATTTCATTTTTAATGAAGATGAATATTGA
- a CDS encoding ABC transporter permease: protein MQISFFIAKRYVKKQSKITLIYRLSRLACYSMVLSTAILLLVLATMNGMQKLLSALFYTYTPALKIECQTGKTFLSNKELKKQIMDVAGVTDIVEVLEVTALMRLLDHQAIVTIKGVSNNFTISDFYKNSKRMDGVAFLGDDRAKAIAGIGVAQFVQWTTHNNKVEVFYPNQNGHHLNKPYKRTTLEIDGLFSIAPSIDCKYIIAPIRFVEGLTNGLKKRTHWEVVIEATSEVQNMQINIEKLLPNGYKVTNQTEQNATRRRAIFIERLSVCFIFALVLLLASLHIFFMLCMSILQKQKNIAILVSLGATPREIGKIFFYNGMLVALKGILYGLMLGWGLSFLQQKFGIVTFTKTSHRVAYPVEIHAFDCVYTTIVTILFSLLATLWPVKRAIQLAKKSLDGIPAVQ from the coding sequence ATGCAAATTTCTTTTTTTATTGCCAAACGTTACGTTAAAAAACAGAGCAAAATCACACTAATATATAGGTTATCCAGACTTGCTTGTTACAGCATGGTATTGAGTACGGCTATTTTATTACTCGTATTAGCTACTATGAACGGCATGCAAAAGCTATTATCCGCTTTATTTTATACCTATACACCTGCATTAAAAATAGAATGCCAAACAGGAAAAACATTTTTATCTAATAAAGAGTTAAAAAAACAAATTATGGATGTTGCTGGTGTAACCGATATAGTAGAAGTATTAGAAGTGACTGCACTCATGCGTTTGCTTGATCACCAAGCTATTGTAACCATTAAAGGCGTTTCGAATAATTTTACAATAAGTGATTTTTATAAAAATTCCAAGCGTATGGATGGGGTTGCTTTCTTAGGAGATGATAGGGCTAAAGCTATCGCAGGCATAGGCGTTGCTCAATTTGTACAATGGACTACTCATAACAATAAGGTAGAGGTTTTTTATCCAAATCAGAATGGCCACCATCTTAATAAGCCCTATAAGCGTACCACTTTAGAGATAGATGGCCTCTTCTCTATAGCGCCTTCAATAGATTGCAAATATATCATTGCGCCTATTCGCTTCGTGGAAGGATTGACCAATGGCTTAAAGAAACGTACGCATTGGGAAGTGGTCATAGAAGCTACATCTGAGGTTCAAAATATGCAAATAAACATAGAAAAACTACTGCCAAATGGCTATAAAGTAACCAATCAAACTGAACAAAATGCAACACGACGTAGGGCTATTTTCATTGAACGGCTTTCCGTTTGCTTTATTTTTGCTTTGGTATTGCTTTTAGCTTCACTGCATATTTTCTTTATGCTATGCATGTCCATACTACAAAAGCAAAAAAACATTGCAATACTTGTTTCATTAGGCGCTACGCCACGAGAAATAGGTAAAATTTTTTTCTACAATGGAATGCTAGTAGCCTTGAAGGGTATCCTATACGGCCTTATGCTTGGTTGGGGATTAAGCTTTTTGCAGCAAAAGTTTGGGATCGTTACTTTCACTAAAACAAGCCATAGGGTGGCTTACCCTGTAGAAATCCATGCGTTCGATTGCGTATACACCACTATTGTAACCATTTTATTTAGTTTATTGGCTACGCTTTGGCCGGTCAAACGAGCCATACAATTAGCGAAAAAATCACTAGATGGCATCCCTGCAGTCCAATAA